In one window of Harpia harpyja isolate bHarHar1 chromosome 11, bHarHar1 primary haplotype, whole genome shotgun sequence DNA:
- the GLRX2 gene encoding glutaredoxin 2 has translation MENSLPTSVGLSNDAAVKQIQKIISDNCVVIFSKTTCFYCKMAKKLFEDMNVNYTAVELDMNTNGSQFQDILEQMTGGRTVPRVFVNGTFVGGATDTQRLHEEGKLLPLVHQCQVKRKSSTAI, from the exons ATGGAGAATAGTCTGCCTACTTCTGTAGGGTTGTCTAATGATGCTGCTGTGAAACAAATACAG AAGATTATTTCAGACAACTGTGTGGTGATTTTCTCTAAAACAACATGCTTCTActgcaaaatggcaaaaaaacTTTTTGAGGATATGAATGTAAATTATACAGCTGTAGAACTGGACATGAATACAAATGGAAGTCAGTTCCAGGACATTCTTGAACAGATGACTGGTGGCAGAACA GTCCCGAGAGTGTTTGTCAATGGGACTTTTGTTGGAGGTGCTACAGATACTCAAAGGCTTCATGAGGAAGGCAAACTGCTTCCATTAGTTCATCAATGTcaagtgaaaagaaaatcttcaacAGCCATCTAG
- the LOC128147754 gene encoding LOW QUALITY PROTEIN: ubiquitin-conjugating enzyme E2 D2-like (The sequence of the model RefSeq protein was modified relative to this genomic sequence to represent the inferred CDS: inserted 4 bases in 3 codons), with protein sequence MHSYFQGVIGSNDRPCQGGVFFLTIHFLTDYTFKPPXVAFTTRVCHPNINSNGSISLDILQSQLSLXTIAKVLLSICSLLCNPSLDDPVVPEIARIYKTXEKYSRITLEWTQKYAI encoded by the exons ATGCATAGTTATTTTCAGGGAGTGATA GGATCAAATGACAGACCTTGTCAAGGTGGAGTATTTTTCTTGACAATTCACTTTCTAACAGATTATACCTTCAAACCACC GGTTGCATTTACAACAAGAGTCTGTCACCCAAATATTAACAGTAATGGCAGCATTTCTCTTGATATTCTACAGTCACAGTTGTCTC GCACTATTGCAAAAGTACTTTTGTCCATCTGTTCTCTGTTGTGCAATCCCAGTCTAGATGATCCTGTAGTGCCTGAGATTGCAAGGAtctacaaaa cagaaaagtacAGCAGAATAACTTTGGAGTGGACTCAGAAGTATGCAAtctaa